A single region of the Methanococcoides sp. AM1 genome encodes:
- a CDS encoding DUF3303 domain-containing protein — MLYMEISSWEPQNRDKILEHFKDIKVPAGITIVNQWVDLTGSRYFILYECDDAEALATFNLPWSDVCYIESVPVMESTRFMSLMSKK, encoded by the coding sequence ATGCTATATATGGAAATAAGCTCATGGGAACCGCAGAATCGTGATAAGATACTTGAGCACTTTAAAGATATCAAGGTGCCTGCAGGAATAACCATCGTCAATCAGTGGGTCGATCTTACAGGATCCCGGTATTTTATCCTGTATGAGTGTGATGATGCAGAAGCTCTTGCAACATTCAACCTTCCATGGTCGGATGTGTGCTACATTGAAAGTGTCCCTGTGATGGAATCAACCAGGTTCATGTCACTAATGAGCAAAAAATAA
- a CDS encoding DUF3303 domain-containing protein, whose protein sequence is MLYMEISTWEPENRDKILEHFKELKMPAGVTVHDQWVDLTGSRYFILYECDDAEAFAAFNLPWSDVCYIDTVPVMKSTEFISLMSKKS, encoded by the coding sequence ATGTTATACATGGAAATAAGCACATGGGAACCAGAGAATCGTGATAAGATACTTGAACACTTTAAAGAACTGAAGATGCCTGCCGGAGTAACGGTCCACGATCAATGGGTCGATCTCACAGGATCCCGGTATTTTATCTTGTATGAGTGTGATGATGCAGAGGCTTTTGCAGCATTCAACCTACCATGGTCGGATGTGTGCTACATTGACACTGTTCCTGTAATGAAATCAACCGAATTCATCTCATTAATGAGCAAAAAAAGCTGA